In Caldicellulosiruptor obsidiansis OB47, a single window of DNA contains:
- a CDS encoding histone deacetylase family protein, whose translation MLKAKNSLGLILFPAFDWRISPTHPEREERLLYTIDQIEEEGLFDYENVEIFNPEIIESKYVEMTHFCIPDISSIVTVSHKIAAGSAITIAKKVLSKEVEKGFALIRPPGHHAHRITYGDRGFCIINNEAIMVEYLRKEYKIKKIAIIDTDCHHGDGTQDIFWNDKDVLFISLHQDGTTLYPGTGFTDEIGGPSAIGYTLNLPLPPYTSDEGFLYCLDNLIIPVLEEFKPDIIINSAGQDNHYSDPLTNMNFSAQGYAKLTEKLSPDISVLEGGYSIESALPYVNLGIIFALAGIDYSNIKEPDYNPERLKQSQRTTDYIKRLCEHVYSIWKSKEEREYKIKTANQDYFVRKKSIYYDTMGFRENQLEKIKNCKKCSGLILIDSLCLGYRVLAIVIPHDACNDCQKEGHKLFENTAVGDYSHILLQDKKSFEFFRKTS comes from the coding sequence ATGTTAAAAGCAAAAAATAGTTTAGGGCTCATACTATTTCCTGCCTTTGACTGGAGAATTTCTCCAACGCATCCTGAAAGAGAAGAAAGACTTTTGTATACAATTGACCAGATAGAAGAAGAGGGGCTTTTTGACTATGAAAATGTAGAAATTTTCAATCCCGAAATAATTGAGTCAAAATATGTAGAGATGACTCATTTTTGCATCCCCGACATTTCTTCAATTGTTACCGTATCTCACAAGATAGCTGCAGGCTCAGCAATAACTATTGCTAAAAAGGTTCTGTCAAAAGAAGTAGAAAAAGGATTTGCTCTCATCCGACCACCCGGTCATCATGCACACAGAATAACATATGGCGACAGAGGATTTTGTATTATAAACAATGAGGCGATAATGGTGGAATATCTAAGAAAAGAATATAAAATTAAAAAGATAGCAATAATAGACACTGACTGTCATCACGGTGATGGAACGCAGGATATCTTTTGGAACGACAAAGATGTCTTGTTTATTTCTCTGCACCAAGATGGCACAACCCTATATCCCGGCACGGGTTTTACTGACGAAATTGGTGGACCGTCGGCAATTGGTTATACTTTAAATCTCCCCTTGCCACCCTATACATCTGATGAAGGATTTTTGTACTGCTTAGACAATCTTATCATTCCTGTTTTAGAAGAATTCAAACCTGACATCATAATAAACTCCGCAGGGCAGGACAACCATTATTCTGACCCGCTGACAAACATGAACTTTTCTGCTCAGGGATACGCAAAACTTACAGAAAAGCTAAGTCCAGATATTTCTGTTTTAGAAGGCGGGTATTCTATTGAAAGTGCTCTTCCTTACGTCAATTTGGGTATAATATTTGCACTTGCGGGTATTGATTATTCGAACATAAAAGAACCTGATTACAATCCTGAAAGACTTAAACAGTCTCAAAGAACAACTGATTACATCAAACGGCTTTGTGAACATGTATACAGTATATGGAAATCAAAAGAAGAAAGAGAATACAAAATCAAAACGGCAAATCAAGATTATTTCGTCAGAAAAAAATCTATTTATTATGACACAATGGGATTCAGAGAAAATCAGCTTGAAAAAATAAAGAACTGCAAAAAATGCTCAGGTCTAATATTAATAGACTCCCTTTGTTTGGGATACAGGGTTTTAGCCATAGTAATTCCACACGATGCATGTAATGACTGCCAAAAGGAGGGTCACAAGCTCTTTGAAAATACTGCGGTTGGAGACTATTCTCATATACTTTTGCAGGATAAAAAGAGTTTTGAGTTTTTTAGAAAAACATCATAA